In Flavobacterium cerinum, one genomic interval encodes:
- the nusA gene encoding transcription termination factor NusA: protein MENIALIESFSEFKDDKLIDRVTLMAILEDVFRNALKKKYGSDDNFDIIINPDKGDMEIWRNRVVVADGEVEDPNSEISLSEARKIEPDFEVGEEVSEEVKLIQLGRRAILALRQNLISKIHEHDNTNLYKQFKDLIGDIYTAEVHHVRPKAVILVDDEGNEIVLPKEKQIPSDFFRKGDNVRGIIENVELKGNKPQIIMSRTSEKFLEKLFEQEIPEVFDGLITVKKVVRIPGEKAKVAVDSYDDRIDPVGACVGMKGSRIHGIVRELGNENIDVINYTANTQLYITRALSPAKVSSVKIDEENKSAEVFLKLEEVSKAIGRGGHNIKLAGQLTGYELDVIREGNAPEEEDDVELTEFSDEIEGWVIEEFAKIGLDTARSILNQDVADLVRRTDLEEETILEVVRILKEEFED, encoded by the coding sequence ATGGAAAATATTGCATTAATCGAATCGTTTTCAGAATTTAAAGACGATAAACTAATCGACAGAGTTACCTTAATGGCAATTTTAGAAGATGTGTTTAGAAATGCATTGAAGAAGAAATATGGTTCGGATGATAACTTCGATATTATTATAAATCCTGACAAAGGGGATATGGAGATCTGGAGAAACCGTGTGGTGGTAGCCGATGGTGAAGTGGAAGATCCTAACTCGGAAATTTCATTGTCAGAGGCTCGTAAAATTGAGCCGGATTTCGAAGTGGGTGAAGAAGTGTCGGAAGAAGTAAAATTAATTCAATTAGGAAGAAGAGCTATTTTAGCATTGCGTCAAAATCTGATTTCTAAAATTCACGAACACGATAATACCAATCTTTATAAGCAATTTAAAGATTTAATTGGCGATATTTACACGGCAGAAGTGCACCACGTTCGTCCGAAAGCTGTTATCCTTGTGGATGATGAAGGAAATGAAATCGTGTTGCCTAAAGAAAAACAGATTCCGTCTGATTTCTTCCGTAAGGGAGATAACGTACGCGGAATCATTGAAAATGTGGAGTTGAAAGGAAACAAACCACAGATCATCATGTCCAGAACATCTGAAAAATTCCTGGAGAAATTATTCGAACAGGAAATTCCGGAAGTTTTCGACGGATTGATCACTGTGAAAAAAGTGGTGCGTATTCCGGGTGAAAAAGCAAAAGTTGCTGTTGATTCGTATGATGACAGAATTGATCCGGTTGGAGCGTGTGTCGGAATGAAAGGATCACGTATTCATGGAATCGTTCGTGAATTAGGTAATGAAAATATTGATGTAATCAATTATACGGCTAATACGCAATTGTATATTACCAGAGCGTTGAGTCCTGCAAAAGTATCTTCTGTTAAAATTGATGAAGAGAACAAATCGGCTGAAGTGTTCCTGAAACTGGAGGAGGTTTCTAAAGCAATCGGTCGTGGCGGACATAATATTAAATTAGCCGGACAGTTAACCGGATATGAATTGGATGTGATCCGTGAAGGAAATGCTCCGGAAGAAGAGGATGATGTTGAATTAACAGAGTTCTCTGATGAGATCGAAGGATGGGTTATCGAGGAGTTTGCTAAAATCGGATTGGATACGGCGAGAAGTATCTTAAATCAGGATGTGGCCGATTTAGTGAGAAGAACTGACCTTGAAGAAGAAACTATTTTGGAAGTTGTCCGAATCTTAAAAGAAGAATTCGAAGATTAA
- a CDS encoding SPOR domain-containing protein, with translation MRILSINKNHFLPLIALFLSPIIHGQSQKINIDQDPKFEQLLNEKRKINSSITVNDRYKIQIFYGTNDEAKKTLVNFRKEFKNTDGTIVYNNPTYKVWVGSFKTRIEAEKNLTDIKKKYPNALLIKPNKQ, from the coding sequence ATGAGAATCTTATCCATAAACAAAAACCATTTTCTACCTCTAATTGCTTTATTTTTAAGCCCAATCATTCACGGTCAAAGCCAAAAAATTAACATTGATCAAGATCCAAAATTCGAGCAACTCCTAAATGAAAAAAGAAAAATAAACAGTTCCATAACTGTTAACGATCGGTATAAAATTCAAATTTTTTACGGGACTAATGATGAAGCCAAAAAAACACTGGTAAATTTCCGAAAAGAATTCAAAAATACGGACGGAACGATCGTATATAACAATCCAACATATAAAGTCTGGGTAGGCTCTTTTAAAACACGTATCGAGGCCGAAAAAAACTTAACAGACATCAAGAAAAAATATCCGAACGCTTTACTGATAAAGCCTAACAAACAATAA
- the infB gene encoding translation initiation factor IF-2 — protein sequence MSEERVIRINKVLRELNISLDRAVDYLKEKGYTIESSPNAKISNEEYSILCGQFSADKGKKVASLEVSEEKKKEKEALRVEREREMEEKRKEEEKQRQDVIKAKVSLSGPKAVGKIDLNPKKTESVTEKPSSEVEEIIPAPEVKPVVEEKVVEKTPEVTPDPVPAAAPVAAPVVAEEPKEVVPEKKVEKQPAPVKTEAAAEPATGEEVRIETQYQKLSGTTFTGQMIDLSQFEKPKKKKEEFKKDNNKPNTGNNSNNAGQGQNSNNNNNNNAKNKRKRIPPKPGTPGGQQGGNNPQQGGNNNNRQGGGNNPKFGNNKPGFQKGNRPAIVSKVEPTEEEVKNQIKETLERLQGKGSKSKAAKYRRDKRESHRQKSDDEQRAIEEGSKVLKVTEFVTVGEIATMMDVPITKVIGTCMSLGIMVTMNQRLDAETLSIVADEFGYEVEFITTDIEETIEVVEDRPEDMEFRAPIVTVMGHVDHGKTSLLDYIRKTNVIAGESGGITQHIGAYGVKLDNGQRIAFLDTPGHEAFTAMRARGAQVTDIVIIVIAADDDIMPQTKEAISHAQAAGVPLIFAINKVDKPTANPEKIKEKLAGMNLLVEDWGGKYQSHDISAKTGLGVKELLEKVLLEAEILDLKANPNKPAVGTVVEAFLDKGRGYVSTVLVQAGTLRIGDYVLAGKHHGKVKAMHDERGHNIKEAGPSTPISILGLDGAPTAGDKFSVFEDEREAKQIAAKRTQLLREQSVRTQKHITLAEIGRRIALGQFKELNIILKGDVDGSVEALSDSFSKLSTEEIQIRIIHKGVGAITESDVLLASASDAIIIGFNVRPSGSAKQLADKEEIDIRNYSIIYDAIDDLKDAMEGMLSPEMKEEITGTAEIRETFKISKVGTIAGCMVTDGKIFRNSKIRLIREGVVIYTGELATLKRFKDDVKEVSKGYDCGIQIKNYNDIKEYDLIEGFQEVEVKKKLK from the coding sequence ATGTCTGAAGAAAGAGTAATAAGAATAAACAAGGTTTTAAGGGAATTAAACATTTCTCTGGATAGGGCTGTGGACTATTTGAAAGAAAAAGGATATACAATTGAATCCAGTCCGAACGCTAAAATTTCTAATGAGGAATATTCTATCTTGTGCGGTCAATTCTCTGCTGATAAAGGAAAAAAAGTGGCTTCTTTGGAGGTGAGTGAGGAAAAGAAAAAGGAAAAAGAAGCGTTGCGGGTGGAAAGAGAGCGAGAGATGGAAGAAAAACGCAAAGAGGAAGAAAAACAACGTCAGGATGTAATTAAAGCGAAAGTCTCGTTATCGGGGCCGAAAGCTGTTGGTAAAATTGACCTGAACCCTAAAAAAACGGAATCTGTTACCGAAAAACCTTCTTCAGAGGTAGAGGAAATTATACCGGCTCCGGAAGTGAAACCGGTCGTGGAGGAAAAAGTTGTTGAGAAAACACCTGAAGTTACTCCGGATCCTGTTCCGGCAGCTGCACCGGTAGCAGCTCCTGTTGTGGCAGAAGAGCCTAAAGAGGTGGTTCCTGAGAAAAAAGTGGAAAAACAACCGGCTCCTGTTAAAACAGAGGCAGCGGCTGAACCGGCGACTGGGGAAGAAGTGCGTATTGAAACACAATACCAAAAATTGTCAGGTACTACTTTTACCGGACAAATGATTGACCTTTCACAGTTTGAAAAGCCGAAAAAGAAAAAAGAAGAGTTCAAAAAAGACAACAATAAACCGAATACTGGAAATAATTCCAATAATGCCGGTCAGGGTCAGAATTCGAATAATAACAACAATAATAACGCTAAGAACAAGAGAAAGCGTATTCCGCCTAAACCGGGTACTCCTGGAGGTCAACAGGGAGGAAACAATCCGCAACAAGGTGGTAATAATAACAATCGCCAGGGTGGAGGAAATAATCCTAAATTCGGGAATAATAAACCGGGATTCCAGAAAGGAAACCGTCCGGCTATTGTTTCTAAAGTAGAGCCGACAGAGGAAGAGGTTAAAAACCAAATCAAAGAAACTTTGGAAAGACTTCAAGGTAAAGGAAGTAAATCCAAAGCGGCAAAATACAGAAGAGATAAAAGAGAATCACACCGTCAGAAATCGGATGATGAGCAAAGAGCGATCGAAGAAGGAAGCAAAGTACTTAAAGTAACGGAATTCGTTACCGTAGGTGAAATTGCAACCATGATGGATGTGCCGATTACTAAAGTTATCGGAACTTGTATGTCGTTGGGTATCATGGTAACGATGAACCAACGTCTTGATGCTGAAACATTATCGATTGTTGCAGATGAGTTTGGTTATGAAGTAGAATTTATTACTACTGATATCGAAGAAACCATCGAAGTAGTGGAAGATAGACCGGAAGATATGGAATTCCGTGCGCCGATTGTAACAGTAATGGGTCACGTTGACCACGGTAAAACATCTTTACTGGATTACATTCGTAAAACGAATGTAATTGCAGGAGAGTCCGGAGGTATTACACAGCACATCGGAGCGTACGGAGTGAAATTAGATAACGGTCAGCGTATTGCATTCTTAGATACACCGGGTCACGAGGCGTTTACAGCGATGCGTGCACGTGGTGCGCAGGTTACCGATATTGTTATTATCGTAATCGCTGCCGATGATGATATCATGCCGCAAACAAAAGAGGCGATTAGTCACGCGCAGGCTGCTGGAGTACCATTGATTTTTGCAATCAATAAAGTGGATAAGCCAACAGCGAATCCTGAGAAAATTAAAGAAAAATTAGCAGGTATGAACCTTCTTGTTGAAGACTGGGGTGGTAAATACCAATCACATGATATTTCGGCTAAAACCGGATTAGGAGTTAAAGAGTTACTTGAAAAAGTATTACTTGAGGCTGAAATCCTGGATCTTAAAGCAAATCCTAATAAACCGGCTGTTGGAACGGTAGTAGAAGCATTCCTGGATAAAGGACGCGGATATGTGTCGACAGTATTGGTTCAGGCGGGTACATTACGTATCGGAGATTATGTATTGGCTGGTAAACATCATGGTAAAGTGAAAGCGATGCATGATGAAAGAGGGCATAACATTAAAGAAGCAGGACCTTCTACACCAATCTCAATCTTAGGTTTAGACGGTGCGCCGACTGCGGGTGATAAATTTAGTGTATTTGAAGACGAGCGTGAAGCAAAACAAATTGCAGCAAAACGTACGCAATTGTTACGTGAGCAGTCAGTTCGTACTCAGAAACACATTACACTTGCTGAAATCGGACGTCGTATCGCTTTAGGACAGTTTAAAGAATTAAATATTATCCTTAAAGGGGACGTGGATGGATCTGTGGAAGCATTATCAGATTCCTTCTCTAAATTGTCAACTGAAGAAATCCAAATCCGTATCATTCATAAAGGAGTTGGTGCGATTACAGAATCGGATGTATTGTTAGCTTCGGCTTCTGATGCGATTATTATCGGATTTAACGTTCGTCCTTCAGGAAGTGCAAAACAGTTGGCTGATAAAGAAGAAATCGATATCCGTAACTACTCAATCATTTACGATGCTATCGACGACTTGAAAGATGCAATGGAAGGTATGTTGTCACCGGAAATGAAAGAAGAAATTACCGGTACAGCTGAAATTCGTGAGACGTTCAAAATTTCGAAAGTGGGTACAATTGCCGGATGTATGGTTACAGATGGGAAAATCTTCAGAAACTCGAAAATCCGTCTTATTCGCGAAGGTGTGGTAATTTACACTGGAGAATTAGCGACATTGAAACGTTTCAAAGATGATGTAAAAGAAGTTTCGAAAGGGTATGATTGTGGTATTCAGATCAAGAACTACAATGATATTAAAGAATATGACCTTATCGAAGGTTTCCAGGAAGTGGAAGTGAAGAAGAAACTGAAATAA
- a CDS encoding c-type cytochrome, with the protein MKKVGNHKSFSKILLFSLAFVLSFSFTSNAQDAAAGKALFNSNCAACHKLDAAMTGPALRGVTERHDTAWLHKWIKNSSDLIKSGDAKAIKVFEENDKKVMTAFPQLSDADIDNILAYTSQPKEEPKAAAAGVPGAGGAAQEGGVSNNLVLGVLAVVLGMLVAMLLFVKNVLNKIAKANGIEAPVKEKSLPIWIAFARNQFLVLVSVIVMLLVGAYFIYGYLMQVGVDQGYEPIQPIHFSHKIHAGDNGIDCKYCHSSARVSKTSGIPSLNVCMNCHKNINEFQGDADSTYVEHTKEFYSAEIQKLYDAVGWDKTAQKYTGKVKPVKWVRVHNLPDFVYFNHSQHVSVAGLECQKCHGPVETMEIMRQHSPLTMGWCVNCHRETNVNVEGNEYYKKIHEELSKKYGVDKLTAAQMGGLECGKCHY; encoded by the coding sequence ATGAAAAAAGTGGGTAACCATAAATCGTTTTCAAAGATTTTATTGTTCAGTTTAGCATTTGTGCTATCTTTTTCTTTTACCTCAAACGCTCAGGATGCAGCTGCAGGTAAAGCGCTTTTTAATTCTAATTGTGCCGCTTGTCACAAGTTGGATGCAGCAATGACGGGGCCTGCGCTTCGTGGTGTTACAGAACGACATGATACGGCTTGGTTGCACAAGTGGATTAAAAACAGTTCCGATTTAATTAAATCCGGTGATGCCAAAGCAATTAAGGTATTTGAGGAGAATGACAAGAAAGTAATGACTGCTTTCCCTCAATTGTCTGATGCGGATATCGATAATATCCTGGCGTATACATCACAGCCGAAAGAAGAGCCTAAAGCTGCGGCGGCAGGTGTTCCGGGAGCCGGAGGTGCTGCGCAGGAAGGCGGAGTTTCTAATAATCTGGTACTTGGGGTTTTAGCTGTTGTGTTGGGTATGTTGGTAGCGATGTTGTTATTCGTGAAAAATGTACTGAATAAAATTGCAAAAGCGAATGGTATTGAAGCACCGGTAAAAGAAAAGTCATTACCAATCTGGATTGCTTTCGCAAGAAATCAGTTCTTAGTGTTAGTGTCTGTTATCGTGATGCTTTTGGTAGGAGCGTATTTTATCTATGGTTACTTAATGCAAGTTGGTGTAGATCAAGGGTATGAGCCGATTCAGCCGATTCACTTCTCACATAAAATTCACGCTGGTGATAATGGTATTGATTGTAAATACTGTCACTCTTCTGCAAGAGTTAGTAAAACTTCCGGTATTCCTTCGTTGAATGTTTGTATGAACTGTCATAAAAATATCAATGAATTCCAGGGAGATGCTGATTCTACTTATGTAGAGCATACTAAAGAATTCTACTCTGCTGAAATCCAGAAACTATACGATGCTGTAGGATGGGATAAAACAGCTCAAAAATATACAGGAAAAGTGAAACCTGTTAAGTGGGTTCGTGTTCATAATCTTCCTGATTTTGTATACTTCAACCACTCGCAACACGTATCTGTTGCAGGATTAGAGTGTCAGAAATGTCACGGTCCGGTTGAGACAATGGAAATTATGAGACAACATTCTCCGTTAACTATGGGATGGTGTGTGAACTGTCACAGAGAAACCAATGTTAATGTGGAAGGTAACGAATACTACAAGAAAATCCACGAAGAACTTTCTAAAAAATATGGTGTAGATAAGTTGACTGCTGCACAAATGGGAGGTTTAGAGTGTGGTAAATGTCACTATTAA
- the rimP gene encoding ribosome assembly cofactor RimP — protein MAFKDKVSALLDEGLSQKPSLFLIDLTITDTYKIIVTLDGDNGVNLQDCIDISRAIEHNLDREEQDFSLEVASAGATSPLKIPRQYKKNIGRKLKVTTATEKIEAELTDANDEFVVLEWKAREPKQIGKGKETVQKKVEIPYSDIKEAIVIITF, from the coding sequence ATGGCATTTAAAGATAAAGTTAGCGCGTTGCTGGATGAGGGGTTGTCTCAAAAGCCGTCTCTTTTTTTAATTGATTTAACAATTACCGATACTTACAAAATTATTGTAACTTTAGACGGTGATAACGGTGTGAATCTTCAGGATTGTATTGATATCAGCCGGGCTATAGAGCATAATCTGGATCGGGAAGAACAGGATTTTTCACTGGAAGTGGCTTCGGCAGGAGCAACCAGTCCGTTGAAAATCCCGAGACAATACAAAAAGAATATCGGAAGAAAACTGAAAGTAACAACCGCAACCGAGAAAATCGAAGCGGAACTAACAGATGCCAATGATGAATTTGTTGTTTTGGAATGGAAAGCCAGAGAACCAAAGCAAATTGGTAAAGGGAAAGAAACAGTACAGAAAAAAGTAGAAATCCCTTATTCGGATATCAAGGAAGCAATTGTTATAATAACATTTTAA
- a CDS encoding TAT-variant-translocated molybdopterin oxidoreductase — MASNKKYWKSVEELNENSSIVETLRNNEFVEEIPTDEFLGDKEALSTSSTTRRDFLKYVGFSTAAASLAACEGPVIKSIPYVVQPEEIIPGVADFYATTIADGFDFANILIKTREGRPIKVENNNLPNSITGANARVHASVLSLYDSLRLKQSKIENKDATWSEVDTKVRAALADAKAKGGQIVLLTGTMASPSTDKLIADFIAKNPTAKHVVYDAVSSSDALDAFQMVYGERALPDYDFSKADVIVSVGADILGDWQGGGYDAGYAKGRIPKNGKMSKHIQIESIMSLAGANADKRIPMTVTEQKHALVKIYNVITGASVSAPKVANEEAVIKAAQQLKAAAGKGVLVSGLDDVNAQLLVLAINRALSSEAFNPTTPRLTRKGDAKAVAQLVKDMKAGAVHTLIMNGVNPVYTLPNAADFLEGLNKVKLSVAFSLKEDETALKSKVAVATPHYLESWGDVAIVKGHYSITQPTIRPLFDTKQFQDALLTWTGNPASYYDFLKAHGTSVIAGGATWNKLVHDGFYVTPVTAVAGGANADFASAATTLAQAKNAGGLELVLYTKTGMGDGQQANNPWLQEFPDPITRVSWDNYVTVSKKDAEKLGLVNYNVANGGLNGSYSTIEVGGAKLENVPVIIQPGQAVGTIGIALGYGRKEAMKQEMQVGVNAYTLYANLKSDQPVKVSKASGDHEFACVQLQKTLMGRGDIIKETTLEIFNTKDAAEWNVMPMVSLDHKETPVTKVDIWDSFDRSVGHHFNLSIDLNACTGCGACVIACHAENNVPVVGKSEVRRSRDMHWLRIDRYYSSQDTFKGDVELKEGASGLMNSIDTFTGMEDPSENPQVAFQPVMCQHCNHAPCETVCPVAATSHGRQGQNHMAYNRCVGTRYCANNCPYKVRRFNWFLYNKNSEFDYHMNDDLGRMVLNPDVNVRSRGVMEKCSLCIQMTQATILKAKREGRAVGKDEFDVACSAACSSGAMIFGDVNDKESQVAKLVEDDRMYHLLEHIGTKPNVFYHVKVRNT, encoded by the coding sequence ATGGCATCAAACAAAAAATACTGGAAAAGTGTTGAAGAACTAAACGAAAATAGTTCTATTGTTGAGACGCTAAGAAACAATGAGTTTGTTGAAGAAATTCCTACTGATGAATTTCTTGGGGATAAGGAAGCCTTATCAACATCATCAACTACTCGTCGTGACTTTTTGAAATACGTAGGATTCTCTACAGCAGCAGCTTCTTTAGCTGCGTGTGAAGGTCCTGTTATCAAGTCTATTCCTTATGTAGTTCAACCTGAAGAGATCATTCCGGGAGTTGCTGATTTTTATGCAACAACTATTGCTGATGGTTTCGATTTTGCAAATATCTTAATCAAAACGCGTGAAGGTCGTCCGATCAAGGTTGAAAATAATAACTTACCGAATTCAATAACCGGAGCAAATGCAAGAGTTCACGCTTCTGTATTATCGCTTTACGACAGTCTTCGTTTAAAACAATCGAAAATTGAAAATAAAGATGCTACTTGGTCTGAAGTTGATACTAAAGTAAGAGCAGCTTTAGCTGATGCAAAAGCAAAAGGGGGTCAGATCGTTCTTTTAACCGGAACTATGGCCAGTCCTTCTACTGATAAGCTGATTGCTGACTTTATCGCTAAAAACCCAACAGCTAAACATGTTGTGTATGATGCGGTTTCTAGTTCTGATGCTCTTGATGCTTTCCAAATGGTATATGGAGAAAGAGCTTTACCAGATTATGATTTCTCAAAAGCTGATGTTATTGTTTCTGTTGGTGCTGATATCTTAGGAGATTGGCAAGGTGGCGGATACGATGCTGGATATGCTAAGGGACGTATTCCTAAAAACGGGAAAATGTCAAAACATATCCAAATTGAATCTATCATGTCACTTGCGGGTGCAAACGCTGATAAGCGTATTCCGATGACAGTTACAGAGCAAAAACATGCTTTAGTAAAAATATATAATGTAATTACAGGTGCTTCTGTTTCTGCTCCGAAAGTAGCAAACGAAGAAGCGGTAATTAAAGCAGCACAGCAATTAAAAGCAGCTGCTGGAAAAGGAGTTTTAGTTTCAGGTCTTGATGATGTTAATGCACAATTGTTAGTGTTGGCAATCAACAGAGCTTTAAGTTCTGAAGCTTTCAATCCGACTACACCTCGTTTAACCCGTAAAGGGGATGCGAAAGCTGTAGCGCAATTGGTGAAAGATATGAAAGCGGGTGCAGTTCATACGTTAATTATGAACGGTGTGAATCCGGTTTATACTTTGCCAAATGCTGCTGACTTCTTAGAAGGTCTTAATAAAGTGAAATTATCAGTTGCTTTCTCTTTGAAAGAAGATGAAACAGCTTTAAAATCTAAAGTGGCGGTTGCGACACCACACTACTTAGAGTCTTGGGGTGATGTTGCCATCGTTAAAGGACACTACAGTATCACGCAGCCAACTATCCGTCCGTTATTTGATACAAAACAATTCCAGGATGCATTATTAACTTGGACAGGAAATCCGGCTTCTTACTATGATTTCCTTAAAGCTCACGGTACATCAGTTATCGCAGGTGGTGCAACTTGGAATAAATTAGTTCACGATGGTTTCTATGTAACACCGGTTACAGCAGTTGCCGGAGGTGCTAATGCAGATTTTGCTTCAGCTGCTACTACTTTAGCTCAGGCTAAAAATGCAGGTGGACTGGAATTAGTATTGTATACTAAAACAGGTATGGGTGACGGTCAGCAGGCTAACAACCCTTGGTTACAGGAATTCCCGGATCCGATTACACGTGTGTCATGGGATAACTATGTAACCGTTTCTAAAAAAGACGCTGAAAAACTTGGATTAGTTAACTACAATGTAGCAAACGGAGGATTAAACGGTAGCTACTCAACAATCGAAGTAGGCGGAGCTAAATTAGAAAATGTTCCGGTTATCATTCAGCCAGGTCAGGCGGTTGGTACAATCGGTATCGCTTTAGGTTACGGTCGTAAAGAAGCGATGAAACAAGAAATGCAGGTTGGAGTTAATGCGTATACACTTTACGCTAACTTAAAATCAGACCAACCGGTTAAAGTTTCAAAAGCAAGCGGTGATCACGAATTCGCTTGTGTACAGTTACAAAAAACATTAATGGGTAGAGGAGATATCATTAAAGAAACTACCCTTGAAATCTTCAATACTAAAGATGCAGCGGAATGGAATGTAATGCCGATGGTATCTTTAGATCACAAAGAAACTCCAGTTACTAAAGTAGATATTTGGGATTCTTTCGATCGTTCAGTGGGTCACCACTTTAATTTATCGATCGACTTGAATGCTTGTACAGGTTGTGGTGCTTGTGTGATTGCATGTCACGCAGAAAACAACGTACCTGTAGTTGGTAAATCTGAGGTTAGAAGAAGCCGTGATATGCACTGGTTGCGTATTGACCGTTACTATTCTTCTCAGGATACTTTCAAAGGAGATGTTGAATTAAAAGAAGGAGCTTCCGGATTAATGAACTCGATCGATACTTTCACGGGTATGGAAGATCCGTCAGAAAATCCACAGGTTGCTTTCCAGCCGGTAATGTGTCAGCACTGTAACCACGCTCCGTGTGAAACAGTATGTCCGGTAGCGGCAACTTCTCACGGTCGTCAGGGACAAAACCACATGGCTTACAACCGTTGTGTGGGTACGCGTTACTGTGCAAACAACTGTCCGTATAAAGTACGTCGTTTCAACTGGTTCTTGTACAACAAAAACAGTGAATTCGATTACCACATGAATGATGATTTAGGACGTATGGTGTTAAATCCGGATGTTAACGTTCGTTCAAGAGGGGTTATGGAGAAATGTTCATTATGTATCCAGATGACTCAGGCTACTATTCTAAAAGCGAAACGCGAAGGAAGAGCAGTAGGTAAAGACGAGTTCGACGTAGCATGTTCTGCGGCTTGTTCAAGCGGAGCAATGATCTTCGGTGACGTAAATGATAAAGAAAGTCAGGTAGCTAAATTAGTAGAGGATGACAGAATGTATCACTTACTGGAACACATCGGAACAAAACCAAATGTATTCTATCACGTAAAAGTTAGAAATACCTAA
- the nrfD gene encoding NrfD/PsrC family molybdoenzyme membrane anchor subunit encodes MSSHYEAPIRKPLVIGDKTYHDVTVDVARPVEGKANKLWWIVFSIALTAFLWGVGCMAYTISTGIGTWGLNKTVGWAWDITNFVWWVGIGHAGTLISAVLLLFRQKWRMAINRSAEAMTIFSVVQAGLFPIIHMGRPWLGYWVLPIPNQFGSLWVNFNSPLLWDVFAISTYLSVSLVFWWTGLLPDFAMLRDRAVTPFTKRVYSILSFGWSGRAKDWQRFEEVSLVLAGLATPLVLSVHTIVSFDFATSVIPGWHTTILPPYFVAGAIFSGFAMVNTLLIIMRKVSNLEEYITVQHIELMNIVVMITGSIVGIAYITELFVAWYSGVEYEQYAFLNRATGPYWWSYWLMMTCNVFSPQFMWFKKLRTSIMFSFIISIVVNIGMWFERFVIIVTSLHRDYLPSSWTMFQPTFVDAGIYIGTIGFFFVLFLLYSRSFPVIAQAEVKTILKTSGDNYKRQREQEGHNSHNH; translated from the coding sequence ATGTCGTCTCATTACGAAGCACCCATTAGAAAACCTTTGGTTATAGGTGATAAAACTTATCACGATGTAACAGTAGATGTTGCCAGACCTGTTGAAGGAAAAGCAAACAAACTATGGTGGATAGTATTCTCTATCGCGTTAACCGCATTCCTTTGGGGTGTTGGTTGTATGGCTTACACCATTTCTACCGGTATCGGAACATGGGGATTAAATAAAACAGTTGGTTGGGCTTGGGATATTACCAACTTTGTATGGTGGGTAGGTATCGGACACGCCGGAACACTAATTTCAGCCGTACTATTATTATTCCGCCAAAAATGGAGAATGGCGATTAACCGTTCTGCAGAAGCGATGACTATCTTCTCGGTAGTTCAGGCAGGTTTATTTCCAATTATTCACATGGGTCGTCCATGGTTAGGTTACTGGGTATTACCTATTCCAAACCAGTTCGGTTCGCTTTGGGTTAACTTTAACTCACCCTTACTTTGGGACGTATTCGCGATCTCTACGTATTTATCAGTATCATTAGTTTTCTGGTGGACTGGTTTACTACCGGATTTCGCAATGCTACGTGACCGTGCTGTTACGCCTTTTACAAAAAGAGTTTATTCAATCCTTTCTTTCGGATGGAGCGGTAGAGCAAAAGACTGGCAGCGTTTTGAAGAGGTATCTTTAGTATTAGCCGGTTTGGCAACACCTCTTGTACTTTCAGTACACACGATTGTATCCTTTGACTTTGCTACTTCGGTTATTCCGGGATGGCATACGACCATCTTACCGCCGTACTTCGTTGCGGGTGCGATCTTCTCCGGATTCGCAATGGTAAACACACTTTTGATCATTATGAGAAAAGTGTCTAATCTTGAAGAATATATTACTGTACAGCATATCGAGTTGATGAACATTGTAGTTATGATTACAGGTTCGATCGTAGGTATCGCTTATATAACTGAGTTATTTGTAGCTTGGTATTCAGGAGTAGAATACGAACAATATGCTTTCTTAAACAGAGCAACAGGTCCTTACTGGTGGTCATACTGGTTGATGATGACTTGTAACGTATTCTCACCACAGTTCATGTGGTTCAAAAAACTTAGAACAAGTATCATGTTCTCATTCATTATCTCAATCGTGGTAAATATCGGTATGTGGTTTGAGCGTTTCGTAATTATCGTAACATCATTACACCGTGATTACTTACCATCTTCTTGGACAATGTTCCAGCCGACATTTGTTGATGCTGGTATCTATATCGGTACAATCGGATTCTTCTTCGTATTATTCTTATTATATTCAAGAAGCTTCCCTGTAATTGCTCAGGCAGAGGTTAAGACAATCTTAAAAACTTCCGGAGATAATTACAAGAGACAAAGAGAACAAGAAGGACACAATTCACATAATCATTAA